AGTCTTTGCCCTGCCGGGTTTTTGATGCTTTTGATTTTCCCTTCATCGGCATATTTTCTCAACGTATTTGGATGTAGACCCAGAAATTCGACCGCTTTCCTGAGTGGTATGTATGCCATGTCTTAAACTATAGCATACATTAGCATTTGTCAACAAAACTTACACTGTTGAGTAACCCTTTTTCAAATGACCATTTTGTTCCATCGGATTCCCATCAGGAATAAGCGGATCAGAAGACAAAAATAACTCTCGAATCAGTCTGGCGGCGGCTCGTTGGGCTAATTCTCCAGCTACTTTTTGACTTAAATGTCGGACTTCGGGTTTAACAATTAAACTCGGAACACGCTGCACTAATAGCATCGGATCAAACCCTTTTGTTTCTTGGAGAATACTAACAATCCGTTGAATCTGTTCTAAATTGTTTGGAGTTGATGGAGGTTGAGGTTCTTTTGCAGGAGTAGAAATGGGTTTTACCCCCAGCCATTCAGCGACTTTAGATTGAGCCGTTGTCAACGCATTACGAGAAGCAACATCAATACTTTGAACAAACTCATTAGCTAATCGTTCTCGGATAAATTCTCCCCGTTCTGAAAATAAAAAATCTAGGGTTTGATTCAACACTTCATTAATATCATAATCATCACTATTTCGAGCATTTTTGAGTAAATTTTCTAATCGATTCCATCGAAATGATCCTTCCTTAAACAATAAATCTTTCAAAGACGTTCTTAATTCAACGGAAGGATCAGTTAACAATCGTTTAGCCACATAAGGATAGGCTTTACTTAAAACTTTAAAGTTTGGATCAACATTAATAGCAATGCCTTCTAATGTCACCAAAGATCGAATAATTAACGCATAGTATGCCGGAACTCGGAAGGGATAATCATACATTAATTCCGAGAGTTGATCCGTAATACTCTTAAAATTCAATTCAGCAACACTCGCCCCTAACGCATTACTAAACACTTTTTCTAA
The window above is part of the Planktothrix sp. FACHB-1365 genome. Proteins encoded here:
- a CDS encoding MerR family DNA-binding transcriptional regulator; amino-acid sequence: MAYIPLRKAVEFLGLHPNTLRKYADEGKIKSIKNPAGQRL